A portion of the Mesobacillus sp. AQ2 genome contains these proteins:
- a CDS encoding sporulation histidine kinase inhibitor Sda yields MRKLSDELLIESYFKARELNLSYEFIRLIETEIHRRSLSNRIKVSS; encoded by the coding sequence ATGCGCAAGCTATCGGACGAGCTGTTGATCGAATCCTATTTCAAGGCAAGAGAACTGAACCTTAGCTATGAGTTTATTCGTTTGATTGAAACGGAAATCCACCGGCGGTCATTATCTAACCGAATCAAAGTCTCTTCCTGA
- a CDS encoding phosphatidylserine decarboxylase produces MLQSIYRLLIELTNGKWTSAILHKFAKSKNSKVIIPSFAKTYNINQDEMEKSIEEYESLHQFFIRNLKEGSRIVDEEPLSVVSPVDSVIEDIGEIEADKTINVKGKVYSISEMLGNDEAMARYEQGTYMIFYLSPSHYHQIHSPVAGNVVNQWTLGRKSYPVNKMGLKYGNYPLSKNFRKITEIRHDSGMMAVIKVGAMFVNSIETTHAGTSLEKGEQMAYFTFGSTVVLLFEKGTVNLLPNITAPYPIKYGERIGTRNGQG; encoded by the coding sequence TTGCTCCAGTCTATATATCGCCTGCTTATAGAATTGACAAATGGGAAATGGACTTCGGCCATTTTGCATAAATTCGCAAAATCTAAAAACAGCAAAGTCATTATCCCTTCGTTTGCCAAAACTTATAACATCAATCAGGACGAAATGGAAAAATCGATAGAAGAGTACGAGAGCCTGCATCAATTTTTCATCAGGAACCTGAAAGAAGGATCAAGAATAGTAGATGAAGAGCCTTTGTCTGTTGTAAGTCCTGTAGACTCAGTGATTGAAGATATAGGTGAAATTGAGGCTGACAAAACGATTAACGTAAAGGGGAAAGTGTATTCGATTTCCGAGATGCTTGGTAATGATGAAGCGATGGCAAGGTATGAACAAGGCACGTATATGATATTTTACTTGAGCCCAAGCCATTACCACCAAATTCACAGCCCTGTTGCAGGCAATGTAGTAAATCAGTGGACCTTGGGAAGGAAGTCGTATCCTGTTAACAAGATGGGGTTGAAATACGGAAATTATCCATTGTCCAAGAACTTCCGTAAAATAACTGAAATCAGGCATGATTCAGGCATGATGGCAGTTATAAAGGTTGGCGCCATGTTCGTCAACTCGATTGAAACCACCCACGCCGGAACGAGCCTCGAAAAAGGCGAGCAAATGGCGTATTTTACCTTCGGCTCGACTGTTGTGCTTCTATTTGAAAAGGGGACAGTGAATCTACTGCCGAACATCACAGCGCCATATCCTATTAAATATGGCGAGAGAATCGGTACCAGGAATGGACAAGGATGA
- the pssA gene encoding CDP-diacylglycerol--serine O-phosphatidyltransferase, which translates to MFLHDVLDSTVKKVKSQTANVLTLANLSLGGFAIIVGMEGNLNLSLLLIFIAALADRFDGMVARKLNIESELGKQLDSMSDIISFGVAPALLIYQGILSEFGAPGAFFIVFYIGCGAFRLARFNITENNGYFTGLPITAAGVLATLSFLAIPHIPPQTFLFIMLFLSLLMISPFKLRKV; encoded by the coding sequence ATGTTTCTTCACGATGTACTAGACTCAACTGTCAAAAAAGTAAAATCTCAGACTGCAAACGTGCTGACACTGGCCAATCTTTCGTTAGGTGGATTTGCAATCATCGTTGGCATGGAAGGCAATTTAAACTTAAGCCTTTTATTGATTTTCATCGCTGCCCTGGCAGACCGGTTTGACGGAATGGTTGCCAGAAAGCTTAATATTGAATCTGAACTTGGAAAGCAATTGGATTCCATGAGTGATATTATATCATTCGGTGTGGCTCCTGCACTATTAATCTATCAGGGAATTTTGTCCGAGTTTGGCGCTCCCGGTGCGTTTTTCATTGTTTTTTATATAGGCTGCGGCGCATTCCGACTGGCTAGATTCAATATTACCGAGAATAACGGCTACTTCACAGGATTGCCGATCACCGCAGCAGGAGTGCTGGCAACGCTGAGTTTTCTGGCCATCCCCCATATTCCCCCGCAGACATTCTTATTCATTATGCTGTTCCTCAGCCTGCTGATGATCAGTCCATTCAAGCTAAGAAAAGTATAA
- a CDS encoding M3 family oligoendopeptidase yields the protein MANTYSDVWDLEVFFKGGSSSPEFADHLKAAGGQIEKFKKEVEGWEPVNQSTESAMLANLVGLFDGAAKKVRQAGAFVSCLHAQNTDDKKAGQLKATVTELSASLQTALTIFDQKLSSFSKDVWDELLQDGLLKELRFVLTERRERAAEKLSEREESAINALSVDGYHGWGQMYDLLVGNTKVQYKEESLSVGQAANKLSDADRSVRKEVFAAWEKAWGEKEDFYAKTLNHLAGFRLNVYKLRGWEDVLKEPLDINRMKKETLDAMWEVISGNKEPFVRFLNRKAGLLGLEKLSWFDLDAPIGSAESKMSYQQGAGFIVDNFALFGKEMADFAKMAFEDNWIEAEDRPGKAPGGFHTFFPESSQSRIFMTYSGTPSNVSTLAHELGHGFHTYAMRDLHLLNRNYAMNVAETASTFAEMIVSDASVKNAQTKEEKLGLLEDKVQRSVALLMNIHARFLFETRFYEERKQGVVNPERLGELMKNAQQEAYGGALEEYHPLFWASKLHFFITGVPFYNFPYTFGYLFSLGIYAMALEEGKGYEEKYIALLKDSASMTVEELAQKHLNVDLTKKDFWEKAVRMCVDDVEEFMALTE from the coding sequence ATGGCAAATACATATTCTGATGTTTGGGACCTCGAGGTGTTTTTTAAAGGGGGAAGCAGTTCTCCGGAATTCGCAGACCATTTAAAGGCCGCAGGGGGGCAAATCGAAAAGTTTAAAAAGGAAGTAGAGGGCTGGGAGCCAGTAAATCAGTCAACCGAGAGTGCGATGCTGGCAAATCTCGTAGGGCTGTTCGATGGAGCAGCGAAGAAGGTAAGGCAGGCTGGTGCATTTGTAAGCTGTTTGCATGCTCAGAACACGGATGATAAGAAGGCTGGGCAATTGAAGGCGACGGTCACCGAACTCAGTGCTTCATTGCAAACTGCACTGACTATTTTCGATCAGAAGCTTTCCAGCTTTTCAAAGGATGTTTGGGATGAACTGTTGCAGGACGGACTATTGAAGGAGCTCCGTTTTGTGCTTACAGAGCGGCGGGAACGTGCAGCTGAAAAACTTTCCGAAAGAGAGGAGTCGGCCATAAATGCATTAAGTGTGGACGGCTATCACGGCTGGGGCCAGATGTATGACCTTCTTGTGGGAAATACGAAAGTCCAGTATAAAGAGGAAAGTCTTTCTGTCGGCCAGGCTGCCAATAAGCTGTCAGACGCAGACCGTTCTGTCCGTAAAGAGGTTTTCGCGGCATGGGAAAAAGCATGGGGAGAGAAAGAGGATTTTTACGCAAAGACACTCAATCATCTCGCGGGCTTCCGTCTGAATGTTTATAAGCTGCGGGGCTGGGAGGATGTCTTGAAGGAGCCGCTTGATATCAACAGGATGAAAAAAGAAACACTTGATGCTATGTGGGAGGTTATTTCCGGCAACAAGGAGCCGTTTGTCCGGTTTTTGAACAGAAAAGCAGGGCTCCTGGGACTTGAAAAGCTGAGCTGGTTTGATTTGGATGCGCCAATTGGCAGTGCTGAATCGAAAATGTCCTATCAGCAAGGAGCTGGTTTTATTGTCGATAACTTCGCGCTATTTGGCAAAGAAATGGCCGATTTTGCAAAAATGGCATTTGAGGATAATTGGATTGAGGCTGAAGATCGTCCCGGCAAGGCTCCTGGCGGCTTTCATACCTTCTTTCCTGAGAGCAGCCAATCCAGGATCTTCATGACCTACTCTGGTACGCCGTCCAATGTCTCAACCTTGGCACATGAACTTGGACATGGTTTCCACACTTATGCAATGAGGGACCTGCATTTGCTGAATCGGAATTATGCGATGAATGTGGCAGAAACAGCTTCTACATTCGCTGAAATGATTGTTTCAGATGCTTCCGTGAAAAACGCACAGACTAAGGAAGAGAAGCTGGGTTTATTGGAGGATAAAGTCCAGCGTTCAGTCGCACTCTTGATGAATATTCATGCCAGATTCCTGTTTGAAACTAGGTTCTACGAAGAGCGCAAACAGGGAGTGGTCAATCCGGAAAGATTAGGGGAATTGATGAAGAATGCGCAACAAGAAGCATATGGAGGGGCCCTCGAGGAGTATCACCCACTGTTCTGGGCGTCCAAGCTGCATTTCTTTATAACTGGAGTACCATTCTATAACTTCCCGTACACATTCGGTTACTTATTCTCCCTTGGAATTTATGCAATGGCCCTGGAAGAAGGCAAGGGATATGAAGAAAAGTATATTGCTCTTTTGAAGGATTCAGCATCGATGACAGTAGAGGAACTGGCACAGAAACACCTGAACGTCGATCTTACGAAAAAGGATTTCTGGGAAAAAGCCGTACGCATGTGCGTGGATGATGTTGAGGAATTCATGGCTTTGACGGAATAG
- a CDS encoding response regulator transcription factor: MPTILLIDNEMRMLDLLALYLEPAGHKCIKKTSASEAIDFLENHGADLIILDLMMPEMDGWEACGEIRKHWDIPIIMLSARSEKPDIVKGLKIGADDYITKPFDEEELLARIEALLRRHSSKSQMLTFKGLNLNMESYEVQHDGILIPLTPKEFSLLSLFLQNKNKVFTREHLISTIWGYGVATEDRTIDSHVRNLRDKLRKAGFAADEYLATVWGVGYKWID; this comes from the coding sequence ATGCCGACAATATTGCTAATAGATAATGAAATGAGGATGCTTGACTTACTTGCTCTTTACCTGGAGCCGGCTGGCCATAAATGCATCAAGAAGACATCCGCCAGTGAGGCTATTGATTTCCTCGAGAATCATGGAGCAGACCTTATCATACTCGATCTGATGATGCCCGAGATGGACGGCTGGGAGGCATGCGGGGAAATACGGAAACACTGGGATATTCCGATTATCATGCTAAGCGCGAGGAGCGAGAAACCGGATATCGTCAAAGGTTTAAAGATCGGTGCTGATGACTATATCACCAAGCCTTTTGATGAAGAAGAACTTCTTGCAAGAATTGAGGCATTGCTAAGAAGACATTCATCCAAAAGCCAAATGCTTACATTCAAAGGACTGAATCTGAATATGGAATCGTATGAAGTTCAGCATGACGGTATCCTGATCCCACTGACACCAAAGGAATTCTCATTATTAAGCCTTTTCTTGCAAAACAAAAACAAGGTATTCACAAGAGAACATCTGATTTCTACAATATGGGGATATGGTGTCGCAACGGAAGACCGTACGATTGATTCACATGTAAGGAATCTGAGGGACAAGCTTCGGAAAGCCGGATTTGCCGCAGATGAATACCTGGCTACCGTCTGGGGAGTAGGATATAAGTGGATTGATTAG
- a CDS encoding group 1 truncated hemoglobin: METLYDRLGGQDAITKVVDVFYEKVLADETVNQFFKETDMEKQRRHQSLFISWALGGPNQYSGRSMELAHKGMNLNDEHFGAIANHLAESLREFNVSEQDIDGVLTKLREMKNDILYK, translated from the coding sequence ATGGAAACTTTATACGACCGACTTGGCGGACAGGATGCAATTACGAAAGTTGTTGATGTTTTTTACGAAAAGGTGCTTGCTGATGAAACGGTCAACCAGTTTTTCAAGGAAACAGACATGGAAAAACAGCGGCGACATCAGTCCTTATTCATCAGCTGGGCATTAGGAGGACCAAACCAGTATTCCGGAAGAAGCATGGAGCTCGCGCATAAAGGCATGAACCTTAATGATGAACATTTTGGCGCGATCGCCAATCACCTTGCAGAAAGCCTAAGGGAATTTAATGTCTCGGAACAAGATATCGATGGAGTTCTCACAAAACTGAGAGAAATGAAAAATGACATCCTTTATAAATAG